In Puntigrus tetrazona isolate hp1 chromosome 24, ASM1883169v1, whole genome shotgun sequence, a genomic segment contains:
- the dcakd gene encoding dephospho-CoA kinase domain-containing protein, translating to MFLVGLTGGIASGKSTVSSQLKELGCPVIDADVVARKVVKPQSPAYRLIVQHFGREVLLDNGEIDRQKLGQIIFSSPEKRKLLNSITHPEIHKEMFKQILLYFIKGYRYVILDVPLLFETRRLTRFLTHTVVVYCDPATQLSRLMLRDGLSQEEAENRIGAQMPLKEKRGLASHVIENSGSREDAHRQVLRLHTKLEDSMEFLVVRAVAVAAVAGLGGLFLCTVRLLVS from the exons atgtttctGGTGGGGTTAACCGGAGGCATCGCCTCAGGGAAGAGCACAGTGTCTTCTCAGCTGAAAGAACTGGGCTGTCCCGTCATCGATGCAGATGTGGTGGCCCGGAAag tgGTAAAGCCCCAAAGCCCAGCGTACAGATTGATTGTGCAACACTTTGGACGTGAAGTTTTGTTAGACAACGGTGAGATTGACAGACAGAAACTGGGGCAGATCATCTTCTCCAGCCCCGAGAAACGAAAACTTCTCAACTCCATCACGCACCCGGAAATACATAAAGAAATGTTCAAACAAATACTGCTGTACTTCATTAAAG GCTACAGATATGTGATTTTGGATGTGCCGCTGCTTTTTGAAACTCGACGTCTCACCCGTTTCCTGACACACACTGTTGTGGTATACTG TGACCCGGCGACGCAGCTGTCCCGTCTCATGCTGAGGGACGGTTTGAGTCAGGAGGAGGCAGAGAACAGGATCGGCGCTCAGATGCCCCTCAAAGAGAAGCGTGGACTCGCCAGTCACGTGATCGAGAACTCTGGCTCTCGTGAGGACGCTCACAGACAGGTGCTGCGGCTGCACACCAAGCTCGAGGACTCCATGGAGTTCCTGGTCGTCAGGGCCGTCGCCGTGGCAGCCGTCGCCGGGCTCGGCGGTCTGTTCCTATGTACAGTCAGACTGCTGGTCTCTTAA
- the LOC122329741 gene encoding protein FAM171A2 isoform X2, protein MPSFFVSRFLFFIFLGAFKGTAGKSIPEKEALVYASVSLYLMAQKPGTLILYDDVIQVFHGSPSGRSQPWLQVPRRSLQFNSSYTELTAVLTTAREQNEINSFPYPLALEPNNTGGENGWTDLTTIAAVSAQLFDREGRAVEVSEPVHISVPLPSDTHIRSATSIPVWMYDTKTGLWVRNGTGFITREGSQFTWDFTASQLGYWIAAFRSSAGSGLSHPGLRDITAYHTFFLLSILGSLALLVLVLLCVLLYYCRRRCLKPRRQQKQVQAPSALNGSKRDQGTSMSHLNLICGGHAESAASNGNLDANKPEGSPSHAFKSARDEFTRHIPAHKLRHSSKTKQSKGAQKNAESFPMKVHRSTDTSNLDSNLLHDDYGRNYNTDDKDHDYRRRHVVNDNRGYTSDPPSPPIVDKPPEYSQVLQGPDHLARPTSLNTQPGQIIFCSSLDQMKENMYRTMVPTLVIPAHYMRLSSEFGATDQGKDGANQADRDGQSSQGANCGIQGQNHQNQTPGAGHAEAQQGDSPAGSDESVWPPGGPPAPVHIPVLFNDSTISQMNGELQALTEKKLLELGVKQHPRAWFISLDGRANAHVRHSYIDVGADLSHSGTHSGNHSAQSTLSAPAGSSKDRNIETSLQDTQHERKSASSRKNKEEHHGSGRKGHGGTSGGKHYSKPTYHDPLDLSGGVSRMGASSPLENPLTPLLDDGPEEPRVSSIPRRGRSRGNSSRSSNSETQRDSVTSPEDDNDLDDKDENKKSPWQRIEERPLMVFHPKK, encoded by the exons ATGCCATCCTTTTTCGTCTCTCGTTTTctcttctttatatttttgggcGCTTTTAAAGGGACGGCTGGCAAATCGATCCCCGAAAAGGAAGCTCTCG TATATGCTTCTGTCAGTCTTTACCTGATGGCCCAGAAGCCCGGCACACTGATCCTCTACGATGATGTCATCCAGGTGTTTCATGGCTCCCCAA GTGGGCGGAGCCAGCCATGGCTGCAGGTTCCAAGGCGGAGCCTACAGTTTAACTCCTCTTACACGGAACTGACCGCAGTTTTAACAACAGCCAGGGAGCAGAATGAAATTAACTCATTCCCTTACCCACTCGCTCTGGAACCGAACAACACAG GAGGAGAGAATGGCTGGACAGACCTAACAACAATAGCAGCGGTCAGTGCACAACTTTTTGACCGAGAGGGTCGAGCGGTTGAGGTCAGCGAGCCGGTTCACATCTCTGTGCCACTGCCTTCTGATACCCACATACGATCTGCCACCAGCATACCTGTATGGATGTATGACACCAAGACAG GATTATGGGTACGAAACGGAACAGGATTTATCACTCGAGAAGGATCGCAGTTCACGTGGGACTTCACTGCCTCCCAGCTTGGTTACTGGATTGCAGCCTTCCGTTCTTCAGCAG GCTCAGGTTTGTCTCACCCAGGCCTGAGGGACATCACTGCCTACCACACCTTCTTCCTCTTGTCCATCTTGGGATCTCTCGCTTTGCTTGTACTAGTCTTGCTCTGTGTCCTACTCTATTATTGCAG ACGAAGATGTCTGAAGCCCCGAAGGCAGCAGAAACAGGTTCAAGCTCCATCTGCTCTGAACGGATCTAAGCGGGACCAAGGCACCTCCATGTCCCACTTGAACCTCATTTGCGGAGGACATGCTGAATCCGCTGCCTCCAATGGCAACCTAGACGCCAACAAACCCGAGGGATCCCCATCCCATGCCTTCAAGAGTGCTCGGGATGAGTTTACCAGGCACATTCCTGCCCATAAGCTTCGGCATTCCTCTAAGACCAAGCAGTCTAAAGGAGCCCAAAAGAATGCAGAGAGTTTCCCAATGAAGGTACATCGATCTACGGATACGAGCAATCTGGATAGCAATCTTCTACATGATGACTATGGACGCAACTATAACACTGACGACAAGGATCACGACTATCGCCGGAGGCACGTTGTGAATGATAACCGAGGCTACACATCCGACCCACCTTCTCCACCAATTGTTGACAAGCCACCGGAGTATTCACAGGTTTTGCAAGGGCCGGATCACCTCGCTCGCCCAACGTCGCTCAACACGCAACCAGGTCAGATTATATTCTGCAGCTCGCTGGATCAGATGAAGGAGAACATGTACCGCACCATGGTGCCAACTCTTGTGATCCCGGCCCACTACATGAGGCTTTCATCCGAGTTCGGTGCCACGGATCAGGGTAAAGATGGGGCCAACCAAGCAGACCGAGATGGACAGAGTTCGCAAGGTGCCAACTGTGGGATTCAAGGCCAGAACCACCAAAACCAAACCCCCGGTGCAGGCCATGCAGAAGCCCAGCAAGGTGATTCTCCAGCAGGCTCCGACGAGAGCGTTTGGCCCCCCGGTGGACCGCCGGCTCCGGTTCACATCCCTGTTTTGTTCAATGACTCCACCATCTCTCAGATGAACGGCGAGCTGCAAGCACTCACGGAGAAGAAGCTTCTGGAACTGGGGGTAAAGCAACACCCCCGTGCCTGGTTTATTTCTCTCGACGGACGCGCCAACGCTCACGTGCGCCACTCGTACATAGACGTAGGTGCCGATCTCAGCCACAGTGGGACACATAGTGGCAACCACAGCGCGCAAAGCACGTTGAGCGCCCCTGCCGGAAGTAGTAAGGACCGAAACATAGAAACAAGTCTCCAAGACACCCAACATGAGCGCAAGTCTGCATCCAGTCGCAAGAACAAAGAGGAACACCACGGAAGTGGGCGTAAGGGCCATGGAGGTACAAGTGGCGGAAAACACTATTCCAAACCAACCTACCATGACCCTCTGGACCTAAGTGGAGGAGTGAGCCGCATGGGTGCCAGTTCGCCTTTGGAAAACCCATTGACCCCTCTTTTGGATGATGGTCCAGAGGAACCAAGGGTTTCTTCAATACCGAGAAGGGGTCGAAGTCGGGGAAACAGCTCGCGGAGTAGCAACAGCGAAACGCAGCGTGACTCCGTCACCAGCCCAGAAGATGACAACGACCTGGATGACAAGGATGAGAACAAGAAGAGTCCCTGGCAGCGCATTGAAGAGCGCCCCCTAATGGTGTTTCACCCCAAGAAGTAA
- the LOC122329741 gene encoding protein FAM171A2 isoform X1 — translation MPSFFVSRFLFFIFLGAFKGTAGKSIPEKEALEVQVRVQVFDSGDLSPLANAAIAVHGNQTLLAQSKAGSDGVQVVSFLYRTGTWVIITASQRDYLTSSVPWHASRLPLYASVSLYLMAQKPGTLILYDDVIQVFHGSPSGRSQPWLQVPRRSLQFNSSYTELTAVLTTAREQNEINSFPYPLALEPNNTGGENGWTDLTTIAAVSAQLFDREGRAVEVSEPVHISVPLPSDTHIRSATSIPVWMYDTKTGLWVRNGTGFITREGSQFTWDFTASQLGYWIAAFRSSAGSGLSHPGLRDITAYHTFFLLSILGSLALLVLVLLCVLLYYCRRRCLKPRRQQKQVQAPSALNGSKRDQGTSMSHLNLICGGHAESAASNGNLDANKPEGSPSHAFKSARDEFTRHIPAHKLRHSSKTKQSKGAQKNAESFPMKVHRSTDTSNLDSNLLHDDYGRNYNTDDKDHDYRRRHVVNDNRGYTSDPPSPPIVDKPPEYSQVLQGPDHLARPTSLNTQPGQIIFCSSLDQMKENMYRTMVPTLVIPAHYMRLSSEFGATDQGKDGANQADRDGQSSQGANCGIQGQNHQNQTPGAGHAEAQQGDSPAGSDESVWPPGGPPAPVHIPVLFNDSTISQMNGELQALTEKKLLELGVKQHPRAWFISLDGRANAHVRHSYIDVGADLSHSGTHSGNHSAQSTLSAPAGSSKDRNIETSLQDTQHERKSASSRKNKEEHHGSGRKGHGGTSGGKHYSKPTYHDPLDLSGGVSRMGASSPLENPLTPLLDDGPEEPRVSSIPRRGRSRGNSSRSSNSETQRDSVTSPEDDNDLDDKDENKKSPWQRIEERPLMVFHPKK, via the exons ATGCCATCCTTTTTCGTCTCTCGTTTTctcttctttatatttttgggcGCTTTTAAAGGGACGGCTGGCAAATCGATCCCCGAAAAGGAAGCTCTCG AGGTGCAGGTGAGGGTCCAGGTGTTTGACAGCGGTGATCTTTCACCCCTGGCCAATGCTGCCATTGCCGTTCACGGTAACCAGACCCTGCTGGCACAAAGCAAAGCAGGCAGTGATGGCGTGCAGGTCGTCAGCTTCCTGTACCGCACGGGAACATGGGTAATCATTACAGCATCTCAGAGAGATTACCTCACCAGCTCAGTGCCATGGCACGCCAGCCGTTTACCCT TATATGCTTCTGTCAGTCTTTACCTGATGGCCCAGAAGCCCGGCACACTGATCCTCTACGATGATGTCATCCAGGTGTTTCATGGCTCCCCAA GTGGGCGGAGCCAGCCATGGCTGCAGGTTCCAAGGCGGAGCCTACAGTTTAACTCCTCTTACACGGAACTGACCGCAGTTTTAACAACAGCCAGGGAGCAGAATGAAATTAACTCATTCCCTTACCCACTCGCTCTGGAACCGAACAACACAG GAGGAGAGAATGGCTGGACAGACCTAACAACAATAGCAGCGGTCAGTGCACAACTTTTTGACCGAGAGGGTCGAGCGGTTGAGGTCAGCGAGCCGGTTCACATCTCTGTGCCACTGCCTTCTGATACCCACATACGATCTGCCACCAGCATACCTGTATGGATGTATGACACCAAGACAG GATTATGGGTACGAAACGGAACAGGATTTATCACTCGAGAAGGATCGCAGTTCACGTGGGACTTCACTGCCTCCCAGCTTGGTTACTGGATTGCAGCCTTCCGTTCTTCAGCAG GCTCAGGTTTGTCTCACCCAGGCCTGAGGGACATCACTGCCTACCACACCTTCTTCCTCTTGTCCATCTTGGGATCTCTCGCTTTGCTTGTACTAGTCTTGCTCTGTGTCCTACTCTATTATTGCAG ACGAAGATGTCTGAAGCCCCGAAGGCAGCAGAAACAGGTTCAAGCTCCATCTGCTCTGAACGGATCTAAGCGGGACCAAGGCACCTCCATGTCCCACTTGAACCTCATTTGCGGAGGACATGCTGAATCCGCTGCCTCCAATGGCAACCTAGACGCCAACAAACCCGAGGGATCCCCATCCCATGCCTTCAAGAGTGCTCGGGATGAGTTTACCAGGCACATTCCTGCCCATAAGCTTCGGCATTCCTCTAAGACCAAGCAGTCTAAAGGAGCCCAAAAGAATGCAGAGAGTTTCCCAATGAAGGTACATCGATCTACGGATACGAGCAATCTGGATAGCAATCTTCTACATGATGACTATGGACGCAACTATAACACTGACGACAAGGATCACGACTATCGCCGGAGGCACGTTGTGAATGATAACCGAGGCTACACATCCGACCCACCTTCTCCACCAATTGTTGACAAGCCACCGGAGTATTCACAGGTTTTGCAAGGGCCGGATCACCTCGCTCGCCCAACGTCGCTCAACACGCAACCAGGTCAGATTATATTCTGCAGCTCGCTGGATCAGATGAAGGAGAACATGTACCGCACCATGGTGCCAACTCTTGTGATCCCGGCCCACTACATGAGGCTTTCATCCGAGTTCGGTGCCACGGATCAGGGTAAAGATGGGGCCAACCAAGCAGACCGAGATGGACAGAGTTCGCAAGGTGCCAACTGTGGGATTCAAGGCCAGAACCACCAAAACCAAACCCCCGGTGCAGGCCATGCAGAAGCCCAGCAAGGTGATTCTCCAGCAGGCTCCGACGAGAGCGTTTGGCCCCCCGGTGGACCGCCGGCTCCGGTTCACATCCCTGTTTTGTTCAATGACTCCACCATCTCTCAGATGAACGGCGAGCTGCAAGCACTCACGGAGAAGAAGCTTCTGGAACTGGGGGTAAAGCAACACCCCCGTGCCTGGTTTATTTCTCTCGACGGACGCGCCAACGCTCACGTGCGCCACTCGTACATAGACGTAGGTGCCGATCTCAGCCACAGTGGGACACATAGTGGCAACCACAGCGCGCAAAGCACGTTGAGCGCCCCTGCCGGAAGTAGTAAGGACCGAAACATAGAAACAAGTCTCCAAGACACCCAACATGAGCGCAAGTCTGCATCCAGTCGCAAGAACAAAGAGGAACACCACGGAAGTGGGCGTAAGGGCCATGGAGGTACAAGTGGCGGAAAACACTATTCCAAACCAACCTACCATGACCCTCTGGACCTAAGTGGAGGAGTGAGCCGCATGGGTGCCAGTTCGCCTTTGGAAAACCCATTGACCCCTCTTTTGGATGATGGTCCAGAGGAACCAAGGGTTTCTTCAATACCGAGAAGGGGTCGAAGTCGGGGAAACAGCTCGCGGAGTAGCAACAGCGAAACGCAGCGTGACTCCGTCACCAGCCCAGAAGATGACAACGACCTGGATGACAAGGATGAGAACAAGAAGAGTCCCTGGCAGCGCATTGAAGAGCGCCCCCTAATGGTGTTTCACCCCAAGAAGTAA